Proteins from one Hemibagrus wyckioides isolate EC202008001 linkage group LG16, SWU_Hwy_1.0, whole genome shotgun sequence genomic window:
- the LOC131366753 gene encoding stearoyl-CoA desaturase 5-like, protein MDAHPDHERCEVVDRGGPDGAESRELNGAKRQAVVWRNVILMGLLHAGALYSVLLIPIAHPFTWIWSYICFLITALGVTAGAHRLWSHRSYKAKLPLRIFLAAANSMAFQNDIFEWSRDHRSHHKYSETDADPHNARRGFFFSHVGWLFVQKHKDVIEKGKRLDLSDLLADPVVMFQRKYYKISVLVMCFFLPTLVPWYFWGESMWNSYFLASVLRYTVALNLTWLVNSAAHMYGNRPYNKNINPRENRFVTFGAIGEGFHNFHHTFPFDYAASEFGLRYNPTTCFIDLMCWLGLASNRKRATPEMIMARKLRTGDGST, encoded by the exons ATGGACGCACATCCGGATCATGAGCGCTGCGAAGTGGTGGACCGAGGCGGACCGGATGGCGCTGAAAGCCGCGAGCTGAATGGAGCCAAGCGGCAGGCAGTCGTCTGGAGAAACGTTATCCTCATGGGTCTGCTTCATGCTGGAGCATTGTACTCCGTGCTCCTCATCCCCATAGCGCATCCCTTCACCTGGATCTGGT CCTATATATGTTTCTTGATCACAGCCCTCGGGGTTACAGCTGGAGCCCATCGCTTATGGAGTCACAGGTCTTACAAAGCCAAACTGCCGCTAAGGATTTTCCTGGCTGCCGCCAACTCCATGGCCTTCCAG AACGATATCTTCGAATGGTCCAGAGATCACAGGTCCCATCACAAATACTCTGAGACAGATGCCGACCCCCACAATGCAAGGCGAGGCTTCTTCTTCTCACATGTAGGCTGGCTGTTTGTGCAGAAACACAAAGATGTGATCGAAAAAGGCAAGCGGCTGGACCTCAGTGATCTGCTGGCTGATCCTGTCGTTATGTTCCAGAGGAA ATATTACAAAATCTcagtgctggtgatgtgcttcTTCCTGCCCACTCTGGTACCATGGTACTTCTGGGGAGAAAGCATGTGGAACTCCTACTTTCTGGCCTCTGTCTTACGCTACACTGTTGCTCTCAATCTCACCTGGTTAGTCAACAGCGCTGCGCATATGTACGGCAACCGGCCCTACAACAAGAATATCAACCCTCGAGAAAACCGCTTCGTCACATTTGGAGCTATTg GGGAAGGTTTCCACAACTTCCATCACACGTTTCCTTTTGACTATGCAGCCAGTGAATTTGGCTTGCGCTACAACCCCACCACATGTTTCATTGATCTCATGTGCTGGCTCGGCCTCGCTAGCAACCGGAAGAGAGCCACACCGGAGATGATCATGGCTCGGAAGCTAAGGACAGGTGATGGGAGCACCTGA
- the tmem150c gene encoding transmembrane protein 150C, producing the protein MRKCSPWTFLPVMFSFFTAAGLWVVYFIAVEDDKITPLSSEYKRSVSKSPPYISIAGDAPPASCVFSQVMNMAAFVGFILGVLRYLQLKPRVRKPWLNIISLVALSLACFGMTLVGNFQLSNDEELHNIGTSMTFGLGTLFCWVQSFMTLKVNLRNEGRRAGIPRFLLSGAVTFCMLLYFALMAQRLHMHAARAQWALVMFFLGFLGTFAIEFRHYHFEIVCSDDQEPPMSLSESFSEVSEYQSDQL; encoded by the exons ATGAGAAAGTGCAGCCCCTGGACATTTCTACCTGTTATGTTTTCATTCTTCACAGCAGCAGGCTTATGGGTTGT CTATTTCATAGCAGTGGAGGATGACAAAATCACACCACTAAGCTCTGAATATAA gaGATCAGTTTCAAAGTCTCCTCCATATATAAG CATTGCAGGTGATGCCCCACCAGCCAGCTGTGTTTTTAGCCAAGTCATGAACATGGCAGCCTTTGTGG GCTTCATCCTTGGGGTCCTCAGATACTTGCAGCTGAAGCCACGGGTACGCAAACCCTGGCTCAACATCATCAGTTTGGTAGCTCTGTCATTGGCCTGCTTTGGTATGACGTTGGTTGGGAATTTCCAG TTGTCAAATGATGAGGAGCTCCATAATATTGGCACATCCATGACCTTTGGTCTAGGCACATTGTTTTGTTGGGTCCAGTCATTCATGACTCTGAAGGTCAACTTGAGGAACGAAGGCAGACGAGCTGGCATACCCCGCTTCCTGTTGTCTGGAGCAGTCACTTTCTGCATGCTGCTTT ACTTTGCTCTAATGGCCCAGCGCCTGCACATGCATGCCGCCCGAGCACAGTGGGCactggtcatgttcttcttgggaTTCCTGGGCACTTTTGCTATCGAGTTCCGTCATTATCACTTCGAGATTGTGTGCAGCGATGACCAGGAGCCTCCAATGAGCCTGTCAGAGAGCTTCTCTGAGGTTTCAGAGTACCAATCAGACCAGCTATAA